Within Thermococcus celer Vu 13 = JCM 8558, the genomic segment GAAGAGGATGATCTTGTCTCTCTTCCTCTTCGCTATCGCTATCGCGTGAAGGGCCGCCTTCTGGCTCCATTTCGAACCGTCGACGAGCACGAGTATCCCCATACCTCACACCCCTATGTACCTCACCCAGATGAGCAGCATGCCCACGCCAACCGTGCTCAGCATCACCACGAGACCAACTTTAAGGAAGTCCACGAAGCTTATGTTGATGCGTTCCCTGGCCGCTATACCGAGGACGACGACGTTGGCGCTCGCGCCTATCGCGGTGCCGTTTCCGCCGAGGCACGCCCCGAGGGAGAGGGCCCACCATAGCGGGTAAACGTCCATGGAAACACCCATAGACTTTATCAGGGGTATCATGGCCGCGGTCAGCGGGATGTTGTCAACTATGGCCGAGGAAACTGCGGAGAACCATGTTATAAGCACGAGCGCCTCGCCCGTCGTGTGAACGTAATTCAGAACCCAGTGGGCGACGTCGTTTATGACGCCGGTCTCAACGAGGGAACCGACCACTATAAACAGGCCCATGAAGAAGAATATGGCCGTCCACTCCACCTTCTCGAGGATCTCGGTGGGATCCATCCTGCTCCAGAGCAGGAGAACCGAGGCACCCGTGAGGGCCACGACCGCCGGTTCTATTCCAAGCCTGTCGTGAACGAAGAAAAGCGCCACAACGGATAGTATCACGATTATGGACCTCCTGAAGAGGGGGTAGTCCCGTATGGCATCGTCCTCGTTGAGCATCTGAACGACGGATCTGAGCTCCTCCCGTTTGGAGGGGCTTATTCTCATGGCACCCCTGTAAATCAGATAGATAACCCCCAGGGTCACGAAGAGGTCCACGAGCGCTATGGGCCCCATGTTCAGGAGGAAGTCGTTGAAGCTGAGACCCGCGGCCGAGCCTATCATTATGTTCGGAGGGTCACCTATGAGGGTGGCCGTTCCACCGATGTTTGAGGAGAACACCTCAGCCAGAAGGAAGGGAACCGGGTTTACGTCCATGAGGTTGGTTATGTAGATGAGCATGGGGGTTAGAAGGAGAACCGTAGTAACGTTGTCGAGAACCGAGCTCACGAGGGCCGTCACCACGGAAAACAGCAGAAGAACCTTCATCGGACTGCCCCTGGCGAGCTTCGCCGTTTTTATGGCTATGAACTCGAAGAGACCGCTCTCTTTGGCCGTATTGACTATCATCATCATGCCTATGAGCAGGAACAGGGTGTCCAGATCCAGGTACTCGGCGATCTTTTCCCAGGGGACCACCCTCGTGAAAAGCACTATGGACGCTCCAAAAAGCGCGGCAACGGTTCTGTGTATCCTTTCACTGATTATGAGGACGTAGGTAAAGATGAACACTGAAAGGGCGATTGCTATCTGTTCGTTCGGACCCATGGAAATCACCCTAATATATTATCGTCGGTTTATCCACGTGCTGGACTATCTTGAGAACCACGGGACTCATGGGGGACGTCTTGGTTATCTCGGATCCATAACTCCGGGATATCACGAGCAGGTCAAAATCGGCCGCGAGTTGAATGATTTCATCGCTCTTGTTCCCGAGGATGTACTTTTCCCTGACGTCCAATCCTATCTTCTCCAACCCCTTCACCATCCGGGAGAGGATCTTCTCCCCGCGTTCCATCTCCACCGCCCTGAGCCTTTCGGCCTCACGTTTCCCGAGGGTCTGCTCTATCATGTGGAAGGCCATTCTGTCGATCATGTAGACGAGGGTGATGGAGGCATCCGCGTAGGCCCCAAGGGTATCGTAAAGCTCCTCGGGTATATCATGGGCAAACCTGTCGACCGGGAGGAGGATCGAGGACACCTCCGGGAGAACGAACTCTTCGGGAAGCAGAAGGAACTCACGGTAGCGCTGAGCTATCTCCTCGTACCTCTCTCCAGCGATGTTCCTGAACTTTCTGGAGATGAGCCTGCTGAAAATGTCCATTTTCATCCCCGGGATAGGAGGAGGCAGGTGGCTTTTAAACATTTAGTTTAGAAAATTGAACCACAAACGCTTTATTAAGGCCCTTCGGAGCTAAAATCGGGGTGAGAGGAATGAAAAGGGCACTGGTATCGTTGCTGGTACTCATGCTTCTGCTGCCGTTTGCGTCCCTCGCCACCGCCGAATGCCCAAGTGAAGGCCACACTGTCGTTCTAAAAGCTCCAGCGGTTTCCAGGACTGCCGACGGAGAACTCGTGGGTGTTGCCACGGACTTCGTGATAACCGTCGCACCGGGAACGGGTCACGTCTACGTCGAGACGTGGCCCCTTGCCGAGGTTGACATGCAGGCGAGCGCCAGACTGGCCGCCCAGATAGCGGGAAAAGTCCTCGGCGTCGATATGAGCAAGTACGACGTGTTCATCCAGATAAAGGCGGACTCACCGATAATAGGGGGGCCCTCGGCAGGGGGAACGATGACCGTTGGAATAATCGCGGCCCTCGAGGGGTGGAA encodes:
- a CDS encoding ArsB/NhaD family transporter; this encodes MGPNEQIAIALSVFIFTYVLIISERIHRTVAALFGASIVLFTRVVPWEKIAEYLDLDTLFLLIGMMMIVNTAKESGLFEFIAIKTAKLARGSPMKVLLLFSVVTALVSSVLDNVTTVLLLTPMLIYITNLMDVNPVPFLLAEVFSSNIGGTATLIGDPPNIMIGSAAGLSFNDFLLNMGPIALVDLFVTLGVIYLIYRGAMRISPSKREELRSVVQMLNEDDAIRDYPLFRRSIIVILSVVALFFVHDRLGIEPAVVALTGASVLLLWSRMDPTEILEKVEWTAIFFFMGLFIVVGSLVETGVINDVAHWVLNYVHTTGEALVLITWFSAVSSAIVDNIPLTAAMIPLIKSMGVSMDVYPLWWALSLGACLGGNGTAIGASANVVVLGIAARERINISFVDFLKVGLVVMLSTVGVGMLLIWVRYIGV
- a CDS encoding universal stress protein, producing MKMDIFSRLISRKFRNIAGERYEEIAQRYREFLLLPEEFVLPEVSSILLPVDRFAHDIPEELYDTLGAYADASITLVYMIDRMAFHMIEQTLGKREAERLRAVEMERGEKILSRMVKGLEKIGLDVREKYILGNKSDEIIQLAADFDLLVISRSYGSEITKTSPMSPVVLKIVQHVDKPTIIY